Proteins co-encoded in one Papaver somniferum cultivar HN1 chromosome 5, ASM357369v1, whole genome shotgun sequence genomic window:
- the LOC113279846 gene encoding uncharacterized protein LOC113279846, whose protein sequence is MKYQVESGYKVKPVKSDQKRYTVCCLFKEEKGCKWRFHSSLAFKNSRAFKCKNFILEHSCGLACSDPSKFRMTNTFIKNIIKDDIRVSTKQKSAAIIQDLFSREYQVDLSYHQAYRGLKYCFNKYCRPMLTIDATFLIGKFRGGLMVACGKTGNQEIFPVAFGIVSGENSYNWRWFLENLKGNVDVDRPLTIIFDRGTGLLNIVPEIFPNAFHSYCSYHMKGNIPVVKGKSRQTAIKLFEQCSSVVTKEQFLKAVSSMVNLKLFSVIEWMNKIPLKNWAAHEFEGERFGELTSNVVESFNNLIRHEKRLKSIELIECIRARKMETMWKRKLAARNWTTRLTPKMQTRLDKRITDCCRYKVRRASEKVFEIITNTGKNTVDLDSHTCTCQWCKKHSFPCSPSVKAMVHIGEEEVYKHITPYYTAK, encoded by the exons ATGAAGTATCAAGTGGAGAGTGGGTACAAAGTCAAACCTGTGAAGAGTGATCAGAAGCGTTATACTGTTTGTTGTCttttcaaagaagaaaaaggatGTAAATGGAGGTTCCACTCATCTTTGGCATTCAAAAACAGTCGTGCTTTTAAGTGCAAGAATTTTATATTGGAGCATTCTTGTGGTTTGGCGTGCTCTGATCCTTCAAAGTTTCGAATGACGAATACTTTTATCAAGAACATTATAAAAGACGATATTAGAGTTTCAACTAAGCAGAAATCAGCTGCTATCATTCAAGATTTGTTTTCCAGAGAGTATCAAGTTGACCTAAGCTACCATCAAGCATATCGTGGACTTAAATATT GCTTCAACAAGTATTGTCGTCCTATGCTGACAATAGATGCTACGTTTCTTATTGGAAAGTTCAGGGGTGGTCTTATGGTAGCTTGTGGGAAAACTGGCAACCAAG AGATATTTCCAGTTGCCTTTGGGATTGTTTCTGGCGAAAATAGTTATAATTGGCGTTGGTTTCTGGAAAATTTAAAGGGAAATGTCGATGTTGATCGTCCGTTGACCATCATATTTGATCGTGGAACTGGACTTTTGAACATTGTTCCTGAAATCTTTCCGAATGCTTTTCACTCATATTGCTCGTACCATATGAAAGGCAATATTCCAGTTGTCAAAGGCAAGAGTAGACAAACTGCTATTAAGTTGTTTGAGCAATGCTCCAGTGTTGTCACCAAGGAGCAATTTTTGAAGGCAGTTTCAAGCATGGTCAATCTGAAGTTGTTCTCTGTTATTGAGTGGATGAACAAGATCCCACTGAAGAACTGGGCTGCTCATGAGTTTGAAGGGGAAAGGTTTGGAGAACTTACATCCAATGTAGTTGAAAGCTTTAACAACTTGATTAGGCACGAAAAGCGACTGAAATCCATCGAGTTGATTGAATGTATTCGTGCTCGGAAAATGGAGACAATGTGGAAGAGGAAGCTTGCAGCTAGAAACTGGACTACAAGACTTACCCCTAAGATGCAAACAAGGTTAGACAAGAGGATAACTGACTGTTGTAGATACAAGGTGCGTCGAGCCAGTGAAAAGGTATTTGAGATCATAACTAATACCGGGAAGAATACTGTCGACTTGGACTCCCATACCTGCACTTGTCAGTGGTGTAAAAAACACAGCTTCCCCTGCAGTCCTTCCGTGAAAGCTATGGTGCATATTGGTGAGGAGGAGGTATACAAGCACATCACACCTTACTACACTGCCAAATAA